The following DNA comes from Anopheles arabiensis isolate DONGOLA chromosome 3, AaraD3, whole genome shotgun sequence.
aggaaggaagaaaatagCGATTATTTCCCGTTCCATTGCTTCCTAATCATGACGACTGACATTTCCGTGGTGCGGTGGGACCCGAGCCAGGGTCCGGGAAATGAATTTATCGAAGATATCGAATACGACGGAGGAAACTCCAGCTCCCGTTTGTTCGAACGATCACGCATCAAGGCGTTAGCAGGTACGGTTTCGGGCACGTGTGTTATGGTTAAATTTGTATTAATTGTCTTCTTCGTCGTTCCCACCATTTTCCAGAGGAACGTGAAAGTGTTCAGAAAAAGACATTCACAAAATGGGTCAACTCGCACCTGGTGCGGGTGAACAGTCCGATCAAAGACCTGTACGTCGACATGCGCGACGGCAAGAACTTGATCAAGCTGCTCGAGGTGCTGTCCGGCGAGCGGTTGCCACGGCCAACGAAGGGCAAGATGCGCATCCACTGTCTCGAGAACGTGGACAAAGCGCTACAGTTTCTGCGCGAGCAGCGCGTCCATCTGGAGAACATCGGCTCGCACGATATCGTCGATGGCAATGCGAGCCTGAACCTTGGCTTGATCTGGACAATCATTCTGCGCTTCCAGGTAAGTGCCATGTGCTTGGAAGGTGCACACAAGTACTAATACAAAGCGtccactctttctctccccaGATTCAAGATATTACTATAGAGGAGACGGACAACAAAGAGACCAAATCCGCCAAGgatgcgctgctgctgtggtgccAGATGAAGACCGCCGGCTATCACAACGTGAACGTGCGCAACTTCACCACCTCGTGGCGGGACGGGCTGGCGTTTAACGCGATCATACACAAGCACCGGCCGGATCTGATACAGTTCGACAAGCTGTCGAAGACGAACCCGATCCAGAACCTGAACAACGCGTTCAACGTGGCGGAGGAGAAGCTCGGCCTAACGAAGCTGCTCGACGCGGAGGACATCTTCGTCGACCATCCGGACGAGAAGTCGATCATTACGTACGTGGTCACGTACTACCACTACTTCAGCAAGCTGAAGCAGGAAACGGTACAGGGCAAGCGTATCGGCAAGGTGGTCGGCATCGCGATGGACAACGATCGCATGATCAACGAGTACGAGTCGCTCACGAGCGAGCTGCTGAAGTGGATCGAGGTGACGATCGTGCAGCTGGGCGACCGGCACTTTGTCAACTCGCTCGTcggcgtgcagcagcagctggcccAGTTCTCCAACTACCGCACGGTCGAGAAGCCGCCGAAGTTTGTCGAGAAGGGCAACCTGGAGGTGCTGCTGTTTACGCTGCAGTCGAAGATGAGAGCAAACAATCAAAAGCCGTACACGCCCAAGGAGGGCAAGATGATTTCCGACATCAACAAGGCGTGGGAGCGGCTGGAGAAGGCGGAGCACGAGCGCGAGCTGGCCCTGCGCGAGGAGCTGATCCGGCAGGAGAAGCTGGAGCAGCTGGCGGCCCGGTTCAACCGCAAGGCGACGATGCGCGAAACGTGGCTGTCGGAGAACCAGCGCCTGGTCAGCACGGACAACTTCGGGTTCGATCTGGCCGCGGTCGAGGCGGCCGCCAAGAAGCACGAAGCGATCGAGACGGACATCTTCGCGTACGAGGAGCGGGTGCAGGCGGTGGTGGCCGTGTGCAACGAGCTGGAGGCGGAGAAGTACCACGACATCGAGCGCATCGCCGCCCGCAAGGACAATGTGCTGCGCCTGTGGAACTATCTGATCGAGCTGCTGCGGGCGCGCCGCATGCGCCTCGAGTTCTCGATCCAGCTGCAGCAGAACTTCCAGGAGATGATCTACATCCTCGACTCGATGGAGGAGATCAAGCAGCGGCTGCTGACGGACGACTACGGCAAGCATCTGATGGGCGTGGAGGATCTGCTCCAGAAGCATTCGCTCGTCGAGGCGGACATCAACGTGCTGGGCGATCGGGTCAAGCAGGTGGTGCAGAACTCGCAAAAGTTCCTGGTGGACGAGGAGGACAACTACAAACCGTGCGACCCGTCGATCATCGTCGACCGCGTCCAGCGCCTGGAGGACGCGTACGCCGAGCTGTGCAAGCTGGCGGTGGAGCGTCGCTCGCGGCTGGAGGAGAACCGCAAGCTGTGGCAGTTCTACTGGGACATGGCGGACGAGGAGAACTGGATCAAGGAGAAGGAGCAGATCGTGTCGGCGGACGAGATTGGGCACGATCTGACGACGGTGAACTTGCTGCTGTCCAAGCACAAGGCGCTCGAGTCGGAGATTCAGTCGCACGAGCCGCAGCTGATGGCGGTTAGCGAGGTGGGCGATGAGCTGGTGCGCCGCGGTCACTTCGGGGCGGACCGCATCGACGAGCGGCTGAAGGAGATACTGGCGATGTGGAGCAATCTGCGCGAGCTGACGGAGTACCGGCGCAAGCGGCTGGAGGATGCCGTCGACTACTTCCAGCTGTTTGCCGACGCGGACGACATTGACAATTGGATGTTGGACGCGCTGCGACTGGTGTCGTCCGAGGATGTCGGTCGGGACGAGGCGAACGTGCAGAGCCTGCTGAAGAAGCACAAGGACGTGGCGGACGAGCTGAAGAACTACGCCGAAACGATCGAGCAGCTGCACGCGCAGGCCAAGCGGCTGACGCTGAACGAGCCGGAACAGGAGCGGGTGAACGAGCGGCTGGCAGCGATCGACAACCGCTACCGCGAGCTGATGGAGTTGGCGAAGCTGCGCAAGCAGCGCCTGCTGGACGCGCTCAGCCTGTACAAGCTCATCTCCGAGAGCGACGGCGTGGAGCAGTGGATCGGCGAGAAGGAGCGCATGCTGCAGACGATGGTCCCGGGCAAGGACATCGAGGACGTGGAGATCATGAAGCATCGCTACGACGGGTTCGACAAGGAGATGAACGCAAATGCGTCGCGCGTCGCCGTCGTGAACCAGCTCGCCCGTCAGCTGCTGCACGTGGAGCATCCGAACTCGCCCGAAATCATCGAACGCCAGAACCATCTGAACAACTCGTGGTCGAAGCTGCGCGAGCAGGCCGAAAGCAAGCGGGACGATCTGAAGTCGGCCCACGGTGTGCAGACGTTCTACATCGAGTGCCGCGAGACGGTCTCGTGGATCGAGGACAAGAAGCGCATCCTCACCGAGACGGACAGCCTGCAGATGGATCTGACCGGCGTGATGACGCTCCAGCGCCGCCTGAGCGGTATGGAGCGCGATCTGGCCGCCATCCAGGCGAAGCTGACCGCGCTCGAGAACGAGGCGGACGCGATCGAGGGCGACCATCCGGAGGAGGCGGCCCTGATCCGCGAGCGCGTCGCCACGATCCAGACGATCTGGGAGCAGCTGACGCAGATGCTGAAGGAGCGCGACTCGAAGCTGGAGGAGGCGGGCGATCTGCACCGCTTCCTGCGCGATCTCGACCATTTCCAGGCGTGGCTGACCAAGACGCAGACCGATGTGGCGTCGGAGGATACGCCCACCTCGCTGCCGGAGGCGGAGAAGCTGCTCAATCAGCACCAGAGCATCCGGGAGGAGATCGACAACTATACCGAGGACTACAAGAAGATGATGGACTACGGCGAGGGTCTGACGTCCGAGCCGACGCAGACCGAGGACCCGCAGTACATGTTCCTGCGCGAGCGCCTGAAGGCCCTGAAGGACGGCTGGGAGGAGCTGCACCAGATGTGGGAGAACAGGCAGGTGCTGCTGTCGCAGGGTTTGGACCAGCAGCTGTTCAACCGCGACGCGCGCCAGGCCGAGGTGCTGCTGAGCCAGCAAGAGCACGTGCTTAGCAAGGACGACACGCCGGTTAACCTGGAGCAGGCCGAGAACCAGCTGAAGCGCCACGAAGCGTTCCTCACCACGATGGAGGCGAACGATGAGAAGTTCAACACGATCGTGCAGGTCGCCGGACAGATGACGAGCAAGGATCACTTCGATGCGGACAAGATTACGAAGCGCGCGGAGAGCATTGCGCACCGCCGTGACGATAACCGCAACCGTGCGCTGGAGCTGCACGAGAAGCTGAAGAACCAGGTGAAGCTGCACGAGTTCCTGCAGGACATCGAGGAGCTGACCGAGTGGGTGCAGGAGAAGTACATCACGGCGCAGGACGACACGTACCGCAGCGCCAAGACTGTGCACTCGAAGTGGACGCGTCATCAGGCGTTCGAGGCGGAAATTGCCGCGAACAAGGAGCGCCTGCACGAGGCGAAGAAGGCCGCCCAGGAGCTGATGGTGGAGAAGCCCGAGTTTAAGGAGATCATTGAGCCGAAGCTGACGGATCTGTCCAAGAACTTTGACGAGCTGGAGACGAGCACCAAGGAGAAGGGTGCGCTGCTGTTCGACGCCAAGCGCGAGGTGATTGTGCAGCAGAGCGTGGACGACATCGACTCGTGGATGGACGATCTCGAGAAGCAGATCATCAACACGGACACGGGCAACGATCTGACCTCGGTGAACATCCTGATGCAGAAGCAGCAGATCATCCAGACGCAGATGGCGGTGAAGGCGCGTCAGGTCGAGGAGCTCGACAAGCAGACGGAGGTGCTGACCAAGACGGCCCCGTCCGACGTCCTCGAGCCGATCGTCGAGAAGAAGACGGCGGTGAATGCGCGCTTCGAAAAGATCAAGGCACCGCTGCTGGAGCGCCAGCGCCAgctggagaagaagaaggaagcgtTCCAGTTCCGGCGCGACGTCGAGGACGAGAAGCTGTGGATCGACGAGAAGATGCCGCTGGCCGAGTCGACCGAGTACGGCAACTCGCTGTTCAACGTGCACGtgctgaagaagaagcacCAGTCGCTCAACACCGAGATCGACAACCACGAGCCGCGCATCATGACGATCTGCAACAATGGGCAGAAGCTGA
Coding sequences within:
- the LOC120904454 gene encoding spectrin beta chain isoform X1, producing the protein MTTDISVVRWDPSQGPGNEFIEDIEYDGGNSSSRLFERSRIKALAEERESVQKKTFTKWVNSHLVRVNSPIKDLYVDMRDGKNLIKLLEVLSGERLPRPTKGKMRIHCLENVDKALQFLREQRVHLENIGSHDIVDGNASLNLGLIWTIILRFQIQDITIEETDNKETKSAKDALLLWCQMKTAGYHNVNVRNFTTSWRDGLAFNAIIHKHRPDLIQFDKLSKTNPIQNLNNAFNVAEEKLGLTKLLDAEDIFVDHPDEKSIITYVVTYYHYFSKLKQETVQGKRIGKVVGIAMDNDRMINEYESLTSELLKWIEVTIVQLGDRHFVNSLVGVQQQLAQFSNYRTVEKPPKFVEKGNLEVLLFTLQSKMRANNQKPYTPKEGKMISDINKAWERLEKAEHERELALREELIRQEKLEQLAARFNRKATMRETWLSENQRLVSTDNFGFDLAAVEAAAKKHEAIETDIFAYEERVQAVVAVCNELEAEKYHDIERIAARKDNVLRLWNYLIELLRARRMRLEFSIQLQQNFQEMIYILDSMEEIKQRLLTDDYGKHLMGVEDLLQKHSLVEADINVLGDRVKQVVQNSQKFLVDEEDNYKPCDPSIIVDRVQRLEDAYAELCKLAVERRSRLEENRKLWQFYWDMADEENWIKEKEQIVSADEIGHDLTTVNLLLSKHKALESEIQSHEPQLMAVSEVGDELVRRGHFGADRIDERLKEILAMWSNLRELTEYRRKRLEDAVDYFQLFADADDIDNWMLDALRLVSSEDVGRDEANVQSLLKKHKDVADELKNYAETIEQLHAQAKRLTLNEPEQERVNERLAAIDNRYRELMELAKLRKQRLLDALSLYKLISESDGVEQWIGEKERMLQTMVPGKDIEDVEIMKHRYDGFDKEMNANASRVAVVNQLARQLLHVEHPNSPEIIERQNHLNNSWSKLREQAESKRDDLKSAHGVQTFYIECRETVSWIEDKKRILTETDSLQMDLTGVMTLQRRLSGMERDLAAIQAKLTALENEADAIEGDHPEEAALIRERVATIQTIWEQLTQMLKERDSKLEEAGDLHRFLRDLDHFQAWLTKTQTDVASEDTPTSLPEAEKLLNQHQSIREEIDNYTEDYKKMMDYGEGLTSEPTQTEDPQYMFLRERLKALKDGWEELHQMWENRQVLLSQGLDQQLFNRDARQAEVLLSQQEHVLSKDDTPVNLEQAENQLKRHEAFLTTMEANDEKFNTIVQVAGQMTSKDHFDADKITKRAESIAHRRDDNRNRALELHEKLKNQVKLHEFLQDIEELTEWVQEKYITAQDDTYRSAKTVHSKWTRHQAFEAEIAANKERLHEAKKAAQELMVEKPEFKEIIEPKLTDLSKNFDELETSTKEKGALLFDAKREVIVQQSVDDIDSWMDDLEKQIINTDTGNDLTSVNILMQKQQIIQTQMAVKARQVEELDKQTEVLTKTAPSDVLEPIVEKKTAVNARFEKIKAPLLERQRQLEKKKEAFQFRRDVEDEKLWIDEKMPLAESTEYGNSLFNVHVLKKKHQSLNTEIDNHEPRIMTICNNGQKLIDEGHEDAGSYADLISQLTQKWQELKDAVENRHRQLDQSEKVQQYFFDAAEAESWMSEQELYMMVEDRGKDETSAQNLMKKHESLEQSVEDYADTIRQLGETARQLTTEQHAYSDQVSVKQSQLDKLYAGLKDLAGERRARLDEALQLFMLSREVDDLEQWITDREVVAGSHELGQDYDHITLLWERFNEFAQDTATVGSERVAKANGIADDLIHAGHSDSATIAEWKDGLNESWQDLLELIETRKAMLAASRELHKFFHDCKDVLGRINEKQHGVSEELGRDAGVVSALQRKHQNFIQDLMTLHSQVQQIQEESAKLQAAYAGEKAREITNREHEVLNAWAHLQSMCEERRGKLADTGDLFKFFNMVRTLMLWMEDVVRQMNTSEKPRDVSGVELLMNNHQSLKAEIDTREDNFSACLALGKELLSRNHYASADIKDRLLQLTNSRNALLHRWEERWENLQLILEVYQFARDAAVAEAWLIAQEPYLMSTELGHTIDEVENLIKKHEAFEKSAAAQEERFSALERLTTFELKEMKRRQDAAEEAERQRLEAEAAAARAAAEAEAEAIRQQEAAAARDAADAPGSPHSTREQESVTMRATSPVEKERPISQTVHVRKPRTLFGSFRSASLEQSTSIFKSTYSSSSGSTGAVPKRSSYRPSPGGADEGAQEGILTRKHEWESTTKKASNRSWDKVYCVARSGRLTFFKDQRSAKSVPEQTFRGEPPLELKGAQIEIASDYTKKKHVFRIKLSNGGEFLLQCHDDAEMQQWVTALKAQCELDASGEGRSLTLPASSQKDEQKRRSFFTLKKN
- the LOC120904454 gene encoding spectrin beta chain isoform X4, which encodes MTTDISVVRWDPSQGPGNEFIEDIEYDGGNSSSRLFERSRIKALAEERESVQKKTFTKWVNSHLVRVNSPIKDLYVDMRDGKNLIKLLEVLSGERLPRPTKGKMRIHCLENVDKALQFLREQRVHLENIGSHDIVDGNASLNLGLIWTIILRFQIQDITIEETDNKETKSAKDALLLWCQMKTAGYHNVNVRNFTTSWRDGLAFNAIIHKHRPDLIQFDKLSKTNPIQNLNNAFNVAEEKLGLTKLLDAEDIFVDHPDEKSIITYVVTYYHYFSKLKQETVQGKRIGKVVGIAMDNDRMINEYESLTSELLKWIEVTIVQLGDRHFVNSLVGVQQQLAQFSNYRTVEKPPKFVEKGNLEVLLFTLQSKMRANNQKPYTPKEGKMISDINKAWERLEKAEHERELALREELIRQEKLEQLAARFNRKATMRETWLSENQRLVSTDNFGFDLAAVEAAAKKHEAIETDIFAYEERVQAVVAVCNELEAEKYHDIERIAARKDNVLRLWNYLIELLRARRMRLEFSIQLQQNFQEMIYILDSMEEIKQRLLTDDYGKHLMGVEDLLQKHSLVEADINVLGDRVKQVVQNSQKFLVDEEDNYKPCDPSIIVDRVQRLEDAYAELCKLAVERRSRLEENRKLWQFYWDMADEENWIKEKEQIVSADEIGHDLTTVNLLLSKHKALESEIQSHEPQLMAVSEVGDELVRRGHFGADRIDERLKEILAMWSNLRELTEYRRKRLEDAVDYFQLFADADDIDNWMLDALRLVSSEDVGRDEANVQSLLKKHKDVADELKNYAETIEQLHAQAKRLTLNEPEQERVNERLAAIDNRYRELMELAKLRKQRLLDALSLYKLISESDGVEQWIGEKERMLQTMVPGKDIEDVEIMKHRYDGFDKEMNANASRVAVVNQLARQLLHVEHPNSPEIIERQNHLNNSWSKLREQAESKRDDLKSAHGVQTFYIECRETVSWIEDKKRILTETDSLQMDLTGVMTLQRRLSGMERDLAAIQAKLTALENEADAIEGDHPEEAALIRERVATIQTIWEQLTQMLKERDSKLEEAGDLHRFLRDLDHFQAWLTKTQTDVASEDTPTSLPEAEKLLNQHQSIREEIDNYTEDYKKMMDYGEGLTSEPTQTEDPQYMFLRERLKALKDGWEELHQMWENRQVLLSQGLDQQLFNRDARQAEVLLSQQEHVLSKDDTPVNLEQAENQLKRHEAFLTTMEANDEKFNTIVQVAGQMTSKDHFDADKITKRAESIAHRRDDNRNRALELHEKLKNQVKLHEFLQDIEELTEWVQEKYITAQDDTYRSAKTVHSKWTRHQAFEAEIAANKERLHEAKKAAQELMVEKPEFKEIIEPKLTDLSKNFDELETSTKEKGALLFDAKREVIVQQSVDDIDSWMDDLEKQIINTDTGNDLTSVNILMQKQQIIQTQMAVKARQVEELDKQTEVLTKTAPSDVLEPIVEKKTAVNARFEKIKAPLLERQRQLEKKKEAFQFRRDVEDEKLWIDEKMPLAESTEYGNSLFNVHVLKKKHQSLNTEIDNHEPRIMTICNNGQKLIDEGHEDAGSYADLISQLTQKWQELKDAVENRHRQLDQSEKVQQYFFDAAEAESWMSEQELYMMVEDRGKDETSAQNLMKKHESLEQSVEDYADTIRQLGETARQLTTEQHAYSDQVSVKQSQLDKLYAGLKDLAGERRARLDEALQLFMLSREVDDLEQWITDREVVAGSHELGQDYDHITLLWERFNEFAQDTATVGSERVAKANGIADDLIHAGHSDSATIAEWKDGLNESWQDLLELIETRKAMLAASRELHKFFHDCKDVLGRINEKQHGVSEELGRDAGVVSALQRKHQNFIQDLMTLHSQVQQIQEESAKLQAAYAGEKAREITNREHEVLNAWAHLQSMCEERRGKLADTGDLFKFFNMVRTLMLWMEDVVRQMNTSEKPRDVSGVELLMNNHQSLKAEIDTREDNFSACLALGKELLSRNHYASADIKDRLLQLTNSRNALLHRWEERWENLQLILEVYQFARDAAVAEAWLIAQEPYLMSTELGHTIDEVENLIKKHEAFEKSAAAQEERFSALERLTTFELKEMKRRQDAAEEAERQRLEAEAAAARAAAEAEAEAIRQQEAAAARDAADAPGSPHSTREQESVAGETLVSRRHSGVPKERSSSSASASAGVKVSRRSRSKSPFRSFRWKRTASKADDGAASDDEDRPSPGGADEGAQEGILTRKHEWESTTKKASNRSWDKVYCVARSGRLTFFKDQRSAKSVPEQTFRGEPPLELKGAQIEIASDYTKKKHVFRIKLSNGGEFLLQCHDDAEMQQWLRKLRKHT
- the LOC120904454 gene encoding spectrin beta chain isoform X5, giving the protein MTTDISVVRWDPSQGPGNEFIEDIEYDGGNSSSRLFERSRIKALAEERESVQKKTFTKWVNSHLVRVNSPIKDLYVDMRDGKNLIKLLEVLSGERLPRPTKGKMRIHCLENVDKALQFLREQRVHLENIGSHDIVDGNASLNLGLIWTIILRFQIQDITIEETDNKETKSAKDALLLWCQMKTAGYHNVNVRNFTTSWRDGLAFNAIIHKHRPDLIQFDKLSKTNPIQNLNNAFNVAEEKLGLTKLLDAEDIFVDHPDEKSIITYVVTYYHYFSKLKQETVQGKRIGKVVGIAMDNDRMINEYESLTSELLKWIEVTIVQLGDRHFVNSLVGVQQQLAQFSNYRTVEKPPKFVEKGNLEVLLFTLQSKMRANNQKPYTPKEGKMISDINKAWERLEKAEHERELALREELIRQEKLEQLAARFNRKATMRETWLSENQRLVSTDNFGFDLAAVEAAAKKHEAIETDIFAYEERVQAVVAVCNELEAEKYHDIERIAARKDNVLRLWNYLIELLRARRMRLEFSIQLQQNFQEMIYILDSMEEIKQRLLTDDYGKHLMGVEDLLQKHSLVEADINVLGDRVKQVVQNSQKFLVDEEDNYKPCDPSIIVDRVQRLEDAYAELCKLAVERRSRLEENRKLWQFYWDMADEENWIKEKEQIVSADEIGHDLTTVNLLLSKHKALESEIQSHEPQLMAVSEVGDELVRRGHFGADRIDERLKEILAMWSNLRELTEYRRKRLEDAVDYFQLFADADDIDNWMLDALRLVSSEDVGRDEANVQSLLKKHKDVADELKNYAETIEQLHAQAKRLTLNEPEQERVNERLAAIDNRYRELMELAKLRKQRLLDALSLYKLISESDGVEQWIGEKERMLQTMVPGKDIEDVEIMKHRYDGFDKEMNANASRVAVVNQLARQLLHVEHPNSPEIIERQNHLNNSWSKLREQAESKRDDLKSAHGVQTFYIECRETVSWIEDKKRILTETDSLQMDLTGVMTLQRRLSGMERDLAAIQAKLTALENEADAIEGDHPEEAALIRERVATIQTIWEQLTQMLKERDSKLEEAGDLHRFLRDLDHFQAWLTKTQTDVASEDTPTSLPEAEKLLNQHQSIREEIDNYTEDYKKMMDYGEGLTSEPTQTEDPQYMFLRERLKALKDGWEELHQMWENRQVLLSQGLDQQLFNRDARQAEVLLSQQEHVLSKDDTPVNLEQAENQLKRHEAFLTTMEANDEKFNTIVQVAGQMTSKDHFDADKITKRAESIAHRRDDNRNRALELHEKLKNQVKLHEFLQDIEELTEWVQEKYITAQDDTYRSAKTVHSKWTRHQAFEAEIAANKERLHEAKKAAQELMVEKPEFKEIIEPKLTDLSKNFDELETSTKEKGALLFDAKREVIVQQSVDDIDSWMDDLEKQIINTDTGNDLTSVNILMQKQQIIQTQMAVKARQVEELDKQTEVLTKTAPSDVLEPIVEKKTAVNARFEKIKAPLLERQRQLEKKKEAFQFRRDVEDEKLWIDEKMPLAESTEYGNSLFNVHVLKKKHQSLNTEIDNHEPRIMTICNNGQKLIDEGHEDAGSYADLISQLTQKWQELKDAVENRHRQLDQSEKVQQYFFDAAEAESWMSEQELYMMVEDRGKDETSAQNLMKKHESLEQSVEDYADTIRQLGETARQLTTEQHAYSDQVSVKQSQLDKLYAGLKDLAGERRARLDEALQLFMLSREVDDLEQWITDREVVAGSHELGQDYDHITLLWERFNEFAQDTATVGSERVAKANGIADDLIHAGHSDSATIAEWKDGLNESWQDLLELIETRKAMLAASRELHKFFHDCKDVLGRINEKQHGVSEELGRDAGVVSALQRKHQNFIQDLMTLHSQVQQIQEESAKLQAAYAGEKAREITNREHEVLNAWAHLQSMCEERRGKLADTGDLFKFFNMVRTLMLWMEDVVRQMNTSEKPRDVSGVELLMNNHQSLKAEIDTREDNFSACLALGKELLSRNHYASADIKDRLLQLTNSRNALLHRWEERWENLQLILEVYQFARDAAVAEAWLIAQEPYLMSTELGHTIDEVENLIKKHEAFEKSAAAQEERFSALERLTTFELKEMKRRQDAAEEAERQRLEAEAAAARAAAEAEAEAIRQQEAAAARDAADAPGSPHSTREQESVTMRATSPVEKERPISQTDRPSPGGADEGAQEGILTRKHEWESTTKKASNRSWDKVYCVARSGRLTFFKDQRSAKSVPEQTFRGEPPLELKGAQIEIASDYTKKKHVFRIKLSNGGEFLLQCHDDAEMQQWVTALKAQCELDASGEGRSLTLPASSQKDEQKRRSFFTLKKN